TAGCCGAGCTGCCCCGGCACCTGCAGAATTCCTTTGTGCAGGAGCGCCTACGTACCCGTGTGGAGCCCACGTTGCAGGAAGAAGCGCCTACTATGCGCCTGGCTGCCTAAACCACGGATTCCGGCGGATTCATCGGATTACTCGGATTTTGTAGACGATTGTTCGTGTATGTTATGTATATCTCAACGGCTCGCCTATCTGGCGGGCCGTTTTTTATTGCCAGTATGCTACACTATACGCTTGCGCTGTTTGTCTACAGTTCAGAGGCTTGAACAACAATCGTTTGCAAAATCCGGGGAATCCGATGAATCCGCCGGAATCCGTGGTCTATCTTTGCGGCTTGACTTTTCGGCCCCCGGCGGGCTTTCTTTTTAACCGTAGCCCCATGCACCACCTCAGCGAACAGGAAATTATTCGCCGCAACAAGCTGGAAGAGCTTCGGCAGCTTGGCATCGAGCCCTACCCTTCGGAGCTGTTCGACGTGAACTTCTACGCCCAGGAAATCCTCGACAACTACCATCCGGAGCTAAACAACTTCCAGGAGGTACGCCTGGCGGGCCGGCTGATGTCGGTGCGGGTGATGGGCAAGGCCTCGTTTGCGGAATTGCAGGACGCGTCGGGCCGGATTCAGCTCTACATCAACCGCGACGAAATCTGCCCTGGTGAAGACAAAACGCTGTACAACACCGTCTTCAAGAAGCTCGTGGACCTGGGCGACTTTGTGGGCGTACAAGGCCACGTATTCAAGACCCAGGTGGGCGAAACTTCGGTGCATGTGACGAGCTTCCAGCTGCTAAGCAAGAGCCTGCGCCCCTTGCCGGTGGTGAAGGAGCGCGTGGATGAAGCCACCGGCGAAAAGGTTGTCTACGACGGCCTCACTGACCCCGAGATGCGCTACCGCCAACGCTACGTCGACCTCGTGGTGAACCCGCATGTGCGCGACGCTTTCATTAAGCGTACCCAGCTGGTGCAGGCCATGCGCAACTTTCTCAACGACAAAGGTTACCTGGAGGTAGAAACTCCAATTTTGCAGCCCTTGTACGGTGGGGCAGCGGCTCGGCCCTTCAAGACTCACCACAACACGCTGGACATGACGCTCTACCTGCGCATTGCCAACGAGCTGTACCTGAAGCGCCTCATCGTGGGTGGGTTTGATGGGGTGTACGAATTTTCCAAGGACTTCCGCAACGAGGGCATGAGCCGCTTCCACAACCCGGAGTTCACCCAGATGGAGCTTTACGTGGCCTACAAGGACTACTACTGGATGATGGACCTAGTGGAAGAAATGGTGGAGCGCGTAGCCTTGGCCCTGCACGACAAAACCGAAGTGCAGGTGGGCGACAACCTCATCAACTTCCAGCGCCCCTGGAAGCGCTTCACCATGGCCGAGGCCATCGAGCACTACACCGGCCTAAACATCGAAGGCAAGAGCGAGGACGAGCTGCGCGCCGCAGCCAAAGACCTGAAGGTGGCGCTGGAGCCGAGCATGGGCAAAGCCAAGATCATCGACGAAATTTTCGGGGAGCACGTGGAGCCCAAGCTGATCCAGCCCACGTTCATCACCGACTATCCGGTGGAAATGTCGCCGCTAGCCAAGAAGCACCGCTCGAAGCCGGGACTGGTGGAGCGGTTTGAGGCTATTTGTAATGGCAAAGAAATCTGCAACGCTTTCTCAGAGCTAAACGACCCCATCGACCAGCGCCAACGCTTCGAGGAGCAGCTGGAGCTAGGCAAGCGCGGCGACACCGAAGCCATGGTGCTCGACGAGGACTTTTTGCGGGCCTTGGAGTACGGTATGCCACCCACGGCCGGCCTGGGCATCGGCATCGACCGCCTAAGCATGATAATGACCAATTCCCACTCGATTCAGGACGTGCTATTCTTCCCGCAGATGAAGCCGGAATACACCAAGTCGGAAAACGCGCCTAAACACTAATCAACCACAGATGAAACGGATTTTTACTGATTACACAGATGCAATTAATCTGTGTAATCAGTAAAAATCCGTTTCATCTGTGATTATAAATCAGAAAGCCTCCCGCTGTGTGTAGCGGGAGGCTTTCTTTTGTAACAGACTAAGCGGTTGTTGAAGTGCCTTTGCCTGAAGAAGCTTGCGATGGGCGAATCTGATTTTGCTACCAGGTTATCTTAACCTTCCCCCGGTAGAAGCTCTTACTGCCGGCAATTTTGCAACAGGTGCATATCCAACTTCCTGTAAGTCGGTTATGATAGCTTTAACGGGTCAGTAATTTGGAAGGTTACAGTAAGAATTATTTTTTTGGTTACGCACACGCTACTCGTAAAAAGTAGAAAGCCTCCCGCAGCACGTGGCGCGGGAGGCTTTCCTTTTGTACAAACGGCTTACCCTTCCAATTGGGACTACTGAAAGAAGCTTGCGATGGACAGCGTATGATTTTACTGACGGGTTGTTTTACCAGATCCTATCAGAAGCTCTACGGTCGGCAATTTTACTTTCGCAGTTTCTCCAATCTTCTTTCAAGCCGGATGTATGTTCTTTAACGCCATTGTTTCGGCAAGGTTACGGCCGCAGTAATTTTTTTTAAGAACGGTAGCCGGGGTAATGCCGGGAGTCGCCGCCCGAGCCGTCGTAGTCGGAGTCGGAATCGTCGGGCAGGCTCTCTTCGGCGGGAGTGCTGCCGCCGGCCCGCGCTGTAGAGAGGGACTGAAGCAGCTCATCGGCGGCGGCTTTATCGGTAATGGAGCGGTGCTGGGGGGCCGCGGTGGGACCGGGGGCTTCGGTGGCGCCAGAATCGGGGGTGCTGCTGAGCAGCTTGGCCAAACTGTCGCCGAGGCGGGTAGCCGACTTCTTTAAGCTGGCTCGGGTGTCTTCGCCGGTTTCGGGGGCTAGCAGCAGGCCAGCTACTGCGCCGGCCGTGGCTCCTACCAGCAGCGAGAGAATCACTTTGCCTTTCGTGTCTTCCATAAACCTACGTGCGTTGAGAACCACCCCTGCCCACCGTGAGCCGGGACTCAGGTAACGAGCTACTCCCTGGAATTGTTAGCCAAAAAGCCCCCGCTTCTGGTCAGAAGCGGGGGCTTTTGCTGAATGCTGACGGTAAGCTTAGGCCTACAGGTCGTTTAGCATCTTCGTGATTTCGTTTTTCGATTTGCCGAGCTTGTTTTGCAGACGGCCTACCAGCTCATCACCTTTGCCTTCGGCATAATCGAGGTCTTCATCGGTAAGCTGAGCGAATTGCTGCTTCAGCTTGCCTTTGTTGGCATTCCAGTCGCCTTTCATCTTCAGGCTGCTGCCAACGCCGGTTACTCCCATGTCTTCGAGCTTCTCGATATAGCCTTTGAACTTGGCATCCAGGTCTTCGCCGTATTTCGAGAGCTGCTCACCCAGCTGGCCGCTGTACTTGGTAGCCAGGCCTTTCCAGTTTTCGCGGGTTGCCGAGCCTTTATCGGGAGCCAGCAGCATACCGGCAATGATACCGGCGCCAGCACCGGCCAGCGCAGCGAGGAGGATTTTACCTGAGTTGTCTTCTTCGTGGTACGACATGATCAGTAAGGGAGAGAGAAGTGAATGATTACGTTGGGTACTTGCGGGGCCCACCGTCAGGGAAGGTGAGCCGGCAATCTGGAGAACTATACGAAGCTCGGCGGCGGGGGTTTTAAGGCAAGGTAAAAATCGGCGCCGAAAAATCAGACCGTCAGACCATCAAACCGCCGGAGGCTACCGTACTTAGCGGCACTACGCGCGTTGTGGTATACTCATGTTTCACGAAAGCCCTCTTGCCTGTATGCAACAGCTTCTTTCGGCCAGTCTGCTGCTGGCGGTTTTGGCACTGGGCGGCTGCCAGCAGCCTGCCCCACCCACGGCCCAGCAACCAGCGCCGCCTTGCATTGATGAAAGTAAAATCCGTGGAGCTGCGGCGTGCACTATGCAGTACGACCCGGTGTGTGGCTGCAACACCAAAACCTACAGCAACGCCTGCGTAGCTACCAACGCCGGCGTGACAAGCTACACCAAAGGCGCCTGCCCCAGCCACTAAGCTTTCCGGTTATTCTCTCTTCTATTAGTTCTGATGTCAGAAAAACGCTACTTCCGCCAGCAAAAGCCATTCGTGGTACCCACTACCGACGGCAAGCTCATAGAGGAGCACATTGGGCTAGCCAGCACCCGCACCAGCCAGTACAGCGTGGCCCACATGGTCGCGCCGCCCCATTGGAGCGAGCCGCACCAGCGCCCGGAGTTTGACGAAGTCACCATTGTGGTGCGGGGCCGCAAGCGGTTTGAGGTAGATGGCGACGTTATCGAGCTGGCAGCTGGCGAGTCGCTGCTGATTAAGGCCGGGGCCCGGGTACGCTATTCCAATCCTTTTGACGAGGAGTGCGAGTATTGGTCGGTGTGTGTGCCGGCGTTTTCGCTGGACACGGTGCATCGGGAGGAGTGATGCTAGACCGGAGACGGTGAGACTACGTGCTGAATGACTGGTAAAGCGCTGCTTCGCTCGCCTCCCCCGAAAATGCGTAGCTTGAGCTATGGACCAGCGCATTATTAACCTGTTCGACGAATACACGCACGCCCCGCTTTCGCGGCAGGAGTTTCTGGAGCGACTGGTGAAGCTGGCGGGCGGCACGGCCCTGGCGGCTGCGGCGCTGGCGGCGCTGGAGCCTGGCTACGCCCAGGCGGCTACCGTGGCGGAGGACGACAAAAACCTCGTGAGCGAGGACGTCACCTGGCCCGGCGAGGCCGGCGTGACCATGCGCGGCTACCTTGTGCGGTCCAAAGGCCGGAAGAAGCGCGGCGCCGTGGTAGTCATTCACGAAAACCGGGGCCTGACGCCCCACATCAAAGACGTAACGCGGCGCGTGGCCCAAGCCGGCTACCTGGCATTGGGGGTTGATGCGTTGTCGGGGTTTGGCGGCACGCCGGCCAACGAGGACGAGGGCCGCACGCTGATTGGCAAACTAGATGCCGAACAAAACCTTAATAACTACCTTCGGGCCCTGGCCTACCTGCGCGCCCGCCCCGATTCCAACGGCCGCACCGGCTGCGTGGGCTTCTGCTGGGGCGGGGCCCTGGCCAACCGCCTCGCCACCCACGACCCGCAGCTGAACGCCGCCGTGGCCTACTACGGCCGCCAGCCCGACGCTGCCGAAGCCCCTGCCATCAAGGCACGCCTCTTGTTGCACTACGCCGGCCAGGACGAGCGAGTAAATGCCGGCATAGCCGCCTGGGAGGCAGCCTTGAAGGCGGCCGGTGTGCGCTTTGAGCAGTACCTATACAAAGGTGCTCAGCATGCTTTCAACAACGACTCCTCCCCCGCCCGCTACAACGCCGAAGCTGCCAAACTAGCCTGGGACCGTACGCTGAAGCTGTTCCGGGAGGCGCTGGGGTAGAGGTGATAGGTGAGGGAGTGAATGGTAACAGGTGACAGGAGAACGGTCATGCTGAGCTTGCCGAAGCATCTCTACTGGGGGTAACCTCAATCGTGCGGACGAAGCGGCAGAGATGCTTCGACAAGCTCAGCATGACGGTCCTCCTGTCACCTGTTACCCCCTCACCTATCACCTCTCACCTCATCACTTCCCATTACATCCGCTGCTCGGGTTTGGCGGCGGGCAGGGGCTTGCGGGGTAGTTTTTGGTCGCGCATGGCGGCCTGGTACACGAAAGAGGCCACGATGACGGACGCCTGCTTGAGGTCGTCGGCGGGCAGCCGCTCGTAGGTGTCCATGTTGGTGTGGTGGGTGCGGGTACCGTAGTCGAGTGGGTCCTGGATGAATTGAAAGCCGGGCAAGCCTACGGCGTCAAACGACAGGTGGTCGGTGCCGCCGGTGTTGCGCAGCGTGACGGTGGTGGCGCCCAGGTCGGCAAACGGCTTCAGCCAGTCCTGGAAGATGGGTACCACGGCCTCGTTGCCCTGGGCGTAGATGCCCCGGATTTTGCCGGCGCCGTTGTCGAGGTTGAAGTAGGCGGCCAGCTTTTCGTGTTCCGGCAGCAGCTTCATGGTGGCAGGGTCGGCGAAATGGTTTTTGACGTAGCCGCGGGAGCCGTGCAGACCCTGCTCCTCGGCGCCCCACAAGGCAATGCGGATGGTGCGGCGGGGCTGCACGCCGGCCGCCTTCAGAATGCGCACGGCCTCCATCATCACGGCGCAGCCGGCGGCATTGTCGGTGGCGCCGGTGGCGGCGTGCCAGGAGTCGAGGTGGCCGCCCAGCATTACTACTTCGCTTTTCAACTTCCGGTCGGTGCCCGGAATTTCGGCCACCACATTGTAACCCTGTAAGTCCTGGGTTTGGAAGCGGGTCCGGGTTTCCAGCTCCACCTCTACCGGAATGCCCGCTTCGGCCAGCCGAATCAGGCGCAATTGGTCTTCGGGAGCCATTTCCAGCTCGGGCAGCACGGGCTTGGCGTCGGCGGCGTAAGAGGCGCCGTTGGAAGTAAAGAACGTGCCGTCGGAGCCGCCGCGGGAGCTAAGCACCGCTGCCGCGCCTTCGGTCAGCAGCATGTCGCTGAGCTTGGTGCGCAGGGCGGCGCGGGCGCGCAACGCGGCAACGCGCTCCGCATCGGCGGCGGCCGGGGAGGTAGCGGGAGTACCGGGGGCGTAGTCGGCCAGCTTCTTCAGCTCCTCGTCGGTGTAGCGCCGGGCGTCGGCCTCGAAGGTGAGCTTGGGCGGGTTGACGACCTCCAGCACCACAATTTTGTCGCGCAGCTGGCCTTTGTATTTGTCTAGGTCCGCTTCCGCAGCGGCTTTCACCACGGCCACCTGCTTTTTCACGACTCCGCTGGTGCTGGGCGTCCAGGCTTTGGGGGCGCCGACGAGGGTGTGGTAGTAAGGCGCCGTCATAGCCACGTACGACTTCTCGATGTCCCAGCCGCGGCCGAAGGTGCCCCACGGCTCGATGGCGGCGTTGGCGAGGCCCCAACTGGTGAGCTGCTTTTGCGTCCATTGGTTGGCGCGGGCCAGGCCGTCGGAGCCGGCCAGGCGGGGGCCGCACACGTCGGTCAGGTAAAAGGCTGTTTCCATCACCTTGGAACGGTTCAGGCCTTCGTCTTTGATTTTAGCCAGCATGGCCGGGTCGGCCTTGGTGCCGGTCGTCTGCTGGGCCGCGGTGGGCGCGGCCAGGGCCAGGCCGCCGGCCAGCGTGAGGAGTCGGAGAGTATGCATACGGAGCGGAAAAGAGCGTGAAAAATGGAAGTGCAAATCAAGAGAAACCTCTGGCAACCAAAGAAACGAAAGCAGCGGCAGCGTTGCGCAAAGTCTGTACCTTGCCTAGCTTCACAACGCACCGGCGGCCACGCACGCTTCCCGCTTATTTATTTCGCGTATTCACCCTATCCTCTTCCTGATGCCATTTCGCTCTATTCTACTTCTGCTTTTCTTGCTGGTAATTCCTCTGTTAGCCGGAGCACAGGCCAAAGACAGTAGCTACGCTGCTAAAATGAAGGCGCCCGGTGTGCGCATGATTACCGTGGATGGGCGCTACAAAGTATGGACCCAAAAGGTGGGGCAGGGCAAGAT
This region of Hymenobacter sp. YIM 151500-1 genomic DNA includes:
- the lysS gene encoding lysine--tRNA ligase, whose protein sequence is MHHLSEQEIIRRNKLEELRQLGIEPYPSELFDVNFYAQEILDNYHPELNNFQEVRLAGRLMSVRVMGKASFAELQDASGRIQLYINRDEICPGEDKTLYNTVFKKLVDLGDFVGVQGHVFKTQVGETSVHVTSFQLLSKSLRPLPVVKERVDEATGEKVVYDGLTDPEMRYRQRYVDLVVNPHVRDAFIKRTQLVQAMRNFLNDKGYLEVETPILQPLYGGAAARPFKTHHNTLDMTLYLRIANELYLKRLIVGGFDGVYEFSKDFRNEGMSRFHNPEFTQMELYVAYKDYYWMMDLVEEMVERVALALHDKTEVQVGDNLINFQRPWKRFTMAEAIEHYTGLNIEGKSEDELRAAAKDLKVALEPSMGKAKIIDEIFGEHVEPKLIQPTFITDYPVEMSPLAKKHRSKPGLVERFEAICNGKEICNAFSELNDPIDQRQRFEEQLELGKRGDTEAMVLDEDFLRALEYGMPPTAGLGIGIDRLSMIMTNSHSIQDVLFFPQMKPEYTKSENAPKH
- a CDS encoding YtxH domain-containing protein, giving the protein MEDTKGKVILSLLVGATAGAVAGLLLAPETGEDTRASLKKSATRLGDSLAKLLSSTPDSGATEAPGPTAAPQHRSITDKAAADELLQSLSTARAGGSTPAEESLPDDSDSDYDGSGGDSRHYPGYRS
- a CDS encoding CsbD family protein; this translates as MSYHEEDNSGKILLAALAGAGAGIIAGMLLAPDKGSATRENWKGLATKYSGQLGEQLSKYGEDLDAKFKGYIEKLEDMGVTGVGSSLKMKGDWNANKGKLKQQFAQLTDEDLDYAEGKGDELVGRLQNKLGKSKNEITKMLNDL
- a CDS encoding Kazal-type serine protease inhibitor family protein — its product is MQQLLSASLLLAVLALGGCQQPAPPTAQQPAPPCIDESKIRGAAACTMQYDPVCGCNTKTYSNACVATNAGVTSYTKGACPSH
- a CDS encoding cupin domain-containing protein, with amino-acid sequence MSEKRYFRQQKPFVVPTTDGKLIEEHIGLASTRTSQYSVAHMVAPPHWSEPHQRPEFDEVTIVVRGRKRFEVDGDVIELAAGESLLIKAGARVRYSNPFDEECEYWSVCVPAFSLDTVHREE
- a CDS encoding dienelactone hydrolase family protein; this encodes MDQRIINLFDEYTHAPLSRQEFLERLVKLAGGTALAAAALAALEPGYAQAATVAEDDKNLVSEDVTWPGEAGVTMRGYLVRSKGRKKRGAVVVIHENRGLTPHIKDVTRRVAQAGYLALGVDALSGFGGTPANEDEGRTLIGKLDAEQNLNNYLRALAYLRARPDSNGRTGCVGFCWGGALANRLATHDPQLNAAVAYYGRQPDAAEAPAIKARLLLHYAGQDERVNAGIAAWEAALKAAGVRFEQYLYKGAQHAFNNDSSPARYNAEAAKLAWDRTLKLFREALG
- a CDS encoding M28 family metallopeptidase encodes the protein MHTLRLLTLAGGLALAAPTAAQQTTGTKADPAMLAKIKDEGLNRSKVMETAFYLTDVCGPRLAGSDGLARANQWTQKQLTSWGLANAAIEPWGTFGRGWDIEKSYVAMTAPYYHTLVGAPKAWTPSTSGVVKKQVAVVKAAAEADLDKYKGQLRDKIVVLEVVNPPKLTFEADARRYTDEELKKLADYAPGTPATSPAAADAERVAALRARAALRTKLSDMLLTEGAAAVLSSRGGSDGTFFTSNGASYAADAKPVLPELEMAPEDQLRLIRLAEAGIPVEVELETRTRFQTQDLQGYNVVAEIPGTDRKLKSEVVMLGGHLDSWHAATGATDNAAGCAVMMEAVRILKAAGVQPRRTIRIALWGAEEQGLHGSRGYVKNHFADPATMKLLPEHEKLAAYFNLDNGAGKIRGIYAQGNEAVVPIFQDWLKPFADLGATTVTLRNTGGTDHLSFDAVGLPGFQFIQDPLDYGTRTHHTNMDTYERLPADDLKQASVIVASFVYQAAMRDQKLPRKPLPAAKPEQRM